Within Sander lucioperca isolate FBNREF2018 chromosome 22, SLUC_FBN_1.2, whole genome shotgun sequence, the genomic segment tatatatgtatgtatgtatgtatgtatgtatgtatgtatgtatgtatgtatgtatgtatgtatgtatgtatgtatgtatgtatgtatgtatgtatgtatgtatgtatgtatatatatatatatatatatatgtgtatgtatgtatgtatgtatgtatgtatgtatgtatgtatgtatgtatgtatgtatgtatgtatgtatgtatgtatgtatgtgtgtgtgtgtgtgtatgtatatatatatatatacatatacatatacattggCTGACTGACAGGGTGACATACATACTGggtttattttacagaaaatgcACAGTCCTCTTGTTTAATTTATATACATTGCCAACCAAGAGAGagtgttgccatgggaacagaATAGGGAGAAACAGGAGGGAAGAAACTTACAGATGGGGTTCATGTATTTGAAGGACTGGAGGTCCACTGAGTCAGTGCTGCTGTAATCTTTGCCACAATAACTTACATCTAAGTAAAAAGTGTTTTTGAAATCCTAAGAAATAACTCAACTCAACTACAGTTACCAGTGTAACAGTACAACATTTGTTGATAACGTCACAAAGTACTACCTCACATTCATCGTTGCCTTGTCTACAATTTAGAGCAGGCATGTGATGCAACCCAGAAGGCAGATGTGGCAGCTGTGGTAATGCAGGAGGGTCTGGCCAACCTGGTGCTGGTGACCCCCGCCATGACTCTGCTCCGTGCAAAAGTGGAGGTCACCATTCCTCGCAAGAGAAGGGGGAGCTGCACTCAGCACGAGAAGGTAGGTCAGCTTTCTGTAACTGCACAGTTGTAATAAACTTAGACAAAGGATTTTATGACAATGATATGAAGATagaatgaatggatggatggtgggAAGACTGGTGGGAGGATAAAGTCAGCAAGTGTAGGTAGTGTGTTAGCTCGACCACCTCTAATTATGAGACAATCCTCTCCTTTtgcaacacatgttctattcaGAGTGCTTCTTATCCTCAAGACGTCTTCATTAAAAAACAAGGCAGGCAGATATACACAGTTAGACATATTTAACACTTTTAAATGTATTGTCTCATCTATAGTAAGCAAAATAGGGTAACAGTAAAATTAATCTACATAACAATCACATTTCTAAATcgtcatttaaaaatattttgtaaTAAACATATGAAACTAAGGCTTACTGTTATTTCTAATTCCATTTTACCATCTCAAAAAGAATCAGCATTAAGGCAACAATCAGAGTGTTGGATGCATAATAACGTTTTGGTTTAGTCATAGGTGTAAGACGACCCCATCATGGTTTTTTTaacagagcagagagaagaCTTTAACTCAGCATTGTGACCTGATGTATTTGTCACATAGGCTGATGTCAAACTACTTGTCTCTCTGTTTGCAGGCTCTGGAGAGGTTCTATGAGGCTGTGATGCAGGCAATTCTTCGCCACATCAATTTTGATGGTAGTGCTGCTGTGTAGACACCGACACACTTACACatacgtacacatacacataccgTATGTTCCTGTTTTGTGTCACACACTTCTCCCTTTTTAATTTGTTCTCCCCACCACATGTGTTGCTTTGCTGTGAGCCTCTCATCTACTGCGCTGCATGTCATGTTTATGGGATTGTTGTGGTTTGTATTTGTTGCCCCATAATCTTTGCTTGTTTCTGTCAAACAtaaatgttttgatttggatttCCCTTCCTTGCCTTCTACTAGTGGTGAAGTGCATACTGGTTGCCAGTCCAGGGTTTGTGAAGGACCAGTTCATCACCTACCTTTTTAAAGAGGCGGTGCGACAGGACAACAAGATCCTGCTGGAGAATCGGCCCAAATTCATGCTGGTCCACTCATCATCAGGTCATAAGTACTCACTCAAAGGTACGAGCTGGTGGGCCCTGAGAATAAAACAATCAAATCTCATCAAAAAGTAAAAACTTAGTGAAATGCTTGTTTTGCAGAAATCCTTTCTGACCCTACTGTGACAAGTAGGCTTTCTGATACCAAGGTGACTATGCATTCTGTGATTTGTCAGCTTGCTTGATAATCTTATCAACAAAAAAGTGACTAACTGGTATGCATGTTTAACTTTCAGGCAGCAGGAGAAGTAAAAGCCCTGGAAGATTTCTACAAGATGCTCCAGCATGAGCCTGACAGAGCTTTCTATGGGTGAGTGATGATGGACTAGAACAGTCGACCCCCAGAGTCCTCATTCATTCACACTGATAATCGTCAACCTTTGTATCTTTCTATCTTTGCTTTCACAGACTAGCTCATGTGGAGAAAGCTGCTGACGCCCTCGCCATCGACACCTTGTTGATAAGCGATAAGCTGTTCAGGTAAATACTGAGTCATTCTTTAGGTTATCTATTTTAAACACACAGCACAGGT encodes:
- the pelo gene encoding protein pelota homolog, coding for MKLLQKDIEKDNAGQVTLMPEEAEDMWHTYNLLQVGDSLRASTIRKVQTESPTGSVGSSRVRTTLTLSVTTIDFDSQACQLRVKGTNLEENQYVKMGAYHTIELELNRKFTLAKKSWDSVVLDRIEQACDATQKADVAAVVMQEGLANLVLVTPAMTLLRAKVEVTIPRKRRGSCTQHEKALERFYEAVMQAILRHINFDVVKCILVASPGFVKDQFITYLFKEAVRQDNKILLENRPKFMLVHSSSGHKYSLKEILSDPTVTSRLSDTKAAGEVKALEDFYKMLQHEPDRAFYGLAHVEKAADALAIDTLLISDKLFRHQDVTTRNRYVRLVDSVRDNGGGNVRIFSSLHVSGEQLTQLCGVAAILRFPIADLSEAEDDSSSDDD